In Tachyglossus aculeatus isolate mTacAcu1 chromosome 10, mTacAcu1.pri, whole genome shotgun sequence, the following proteins share a genomic window:
- the LOC119933362 gene encoding myosin light polypeptide 6-like: MAPKKDLPVKKPIGPPAPKPPPKPAPKTAPKPTAGTLAKVRELAAHPPTVPPKAQGSPLQHSQMVVQFNKDQLEEFKEAFQLFDRTGDGKILYSQCGDVMRALGQNPTNAEVLKVLGNPKRNEMNVKVLDFEHFLPMLLTVARNKDQGTYEDYVEGLRVFDKEGNGTVMGAEIRHVLTTLGERMTEEEVETLLGGHEDASGCINYEAFVKHIMAA; the protein is encoded by the exons ATGGCCCCCAAGAAGGACTTACCCGTGAAGAAGCCCATCGGCCCTCCcgcccccaagccccctcccaaGCCTGCTCCCAAGACGGCCCCCAAGCCCACGGCAGGAACCTTGGCCAAGGTCCGGGAACtggccgcccacccacccaccgtcCCCCCTAAGGCCCAGGGGTCTCCTCTCCAGCACTCCCAGATGGTG GTACAGTTTAACAAGGACCAGCTGGAGG AGTTCAAGGAGGCCTTCCAGCTGTTCGACCGGACCGGGGACGGGAAGATCCTGTACAGCCAGTGTGGGGACGTGATGCGGGCCCTGGGCCAGAACCCCACCAACGCGGAGGTGCTGAAGGTCCTGGGTAACCCCAAGAGGAATG AGATGAACGTGAAGGTGTTGGACTTCGAGCACTTCCTGCCCATGCTGCTGACCGTGGCCAGGAACAAAGACCAAGGCACCTACGAGGACTACGTGGAAGGGCTGCGGGTGTTCGACAAGGAGGGCAACGGCACCGTCATGGGCGCCGAGATCCGCCATGTCCTCACCACGTTGG gggagaggatgacggaggaggaagtggagaccCTCCTGGGAGGCCATGAAGATGCTAGCGGCTGTATCAACTATGAAG CTTTCGTGAAGCACATCATGGCAGCCTGA